From the Ralstonia wenshanensis genome, the window TCGACGAAGCACTGGCTGGCCATTGCACCGAGATCCAGGTCACCATCCACACGGACAACTCCATCTCCGTGATCGACAACGGCCGTGGCATCCCGACCGGCATCAAGTTTGACGACAAGCACGAGCCCAAGCGCAGCGCGACCGAGATCGCCATGACCGAGCTGCACGCCGGTGGCAAGTTCAACCAGAACAGCTACAAGGTGTCGGGCGGTCTGCACGGCGTGGGCGTGTCTTGCGTGAACGGCCTGTCGAAGTGGATGAAGGTGACGGTGCGCCAGGGTGGCAAGGTGCATTACATCGAGTTTGCACAGGGCGTTCCGCAAAACCGCCTGATCGAAACGGTGCAAGGGCCCGACGGCCAGATGGTCGAAGTCTCGCCGCTGCGCGTGTCGGGCACCACCGACAAGCGCGGCACCGAAGTGCACTTCCTGGCCGACGAAGAGATCTTCACCAACGTCGAATACCACTACGAGATCCTCTCCAAGCGCATTCGCGAGCTTTCGTTCCTGAACAACGGCGTGCACATCAAGCTGACCGACCAGCGCACCGGCAAGGAAGAAGACTTCGCCTTCTCGGGCGGCGTGAAGGGCTTTGTTGAGTACATCAACAAGAACAAGACCGTGCTGCACCCCACCATCTTCTTTGCCTCGGGCGAGAAAGACGGCGTGGCCGTAGAAGTGTCGATGCAGTGGAACGACGCCTACAACGAGCAGGTGCTCTGCTTCACCAACAACATCCCGCAGCGCGACGGCGGCACCCACCTCACGGGCCTTCGCGCCGCCATGACGCGCGTCATCAACAAGTACATCGCCGACAACGAGATCGCCAAGAAGGCCAAGGTCGACACCTCGGGCGACGACATGCGCGAAGGCCTGACCTGCGTGCTCTCCGTCAAGGTGCCCGAGCCCAAGTTCAGCTCGCAGACCAAGGACAAGCTCGTCTCGTCGGAAGTGCGCCTGCCCGTGGAAGAAGTCGTGGCCAAGGCGCTGAGCGACTTCCTGCTGGAAACGCCCGTTGACGCCAAGATCATCTGCGGCAAGATCGTAGAAGCTGCCCGCGCGCGTGAAGCCGCCCGCAAGGCCCGCGAAATGACGCGCCGCAAGGGCGTGCTCGACGGCATGGGCCTGCCCGGCAAACTGGCCGACTGCCAGGAGAAAGACCCCGCGCTGTCAGAACTCTTCATCGTCGAGGGTGACTCCGCAGGCGGTTCCGCCAAGCAGGGCCGCGACCGCAAGTTCCAGGCAATCCTGCCGCTCAAGGGCAAGATCCTGAACGTCGAGCGCGCGCGCTTTGACAAGATGCTCTCCAGCCAGGAAGTGCTCACGCTCATCACCGCCATGGGCACCGGCATTGGCAAAGACGACTACAACCTCGACAAGCTGCGCTACCACCGCATCATCATCATGACCGATGCTGACGTAGACGGCTCGCACATCCGCACGCTGCTGCTCACGTTCTTCTACCGCCAGATGCCCGAGATCATCGAGCGCGGCCACGTGTACATCGCCCAGCCGCCGCTCTACAAGATCAAGCACGGCAAGGAAGAGCGCTACATCAAAGATGACGTTGAGATGGCCGCCTACCTCGTGCGCCAGGCGCTGGACACCGCTGTGCTCGTGCGCCCAGACGGCACCGAAATTGCCGGCGACGCCCTGGCCGAACTCGCACGCCAGTACCAGCTCAGCCGCGGCGTGATCGAGCGCCTGTCTCGCGTGATTGACGCCGACGCCCTGCGCGCCATTGCCGAAGGCGTGTCGCTGGACCTGAGTAACGAAGCCGCAGCCGAAGCCAGCGCCCGCACGCTCAAGGCCCGCCTGCTGGAAATGCAAGGCAACGCCAGCAACGCCAACGGCGGCGCCACCGCAGACGCCTTCATGCAGTACGACGAGAAGACCGAGAAGTACCGCATCATGGTCGTCCGCCGCCAGCACGGCAACCAGCGCCTCAGCCACATCGACGCCGACTTTGTGGCCGGCGCCGACTACACCGCGCTCTCAAGCACCGCCGCCACCTTCCAGGGCCTGATTGGCGACGGCGCCAAGGTACGCCGCGGCACCGGCGACAAGGTGCGCGAGCAGAACGTTGCCGACTTCCACGCCGCCATGAACTGGCTGCTGAGCGAAGCCGAGCGCGGCGTGAGCCGCCAGCGCTACAAGGGCCTGGGCGAAATGAACCCCGAGCAGCTGTGGGAAACCACCATGGACGTCACCCAGCGCCGCCTGCTGCGCGTGCAGATTGAAGACGCCATTGCCGCGGACCAGATTTTCACCACCCTGATGGGCGACGACGTGGAACCGCGCCGGAACTTCATTGAGAGCAATGCGTTGGTGGCGCGGAATATTGATGTTTGATTTATTGCTTGCTTGCTTGCAAGCAAGGTCACCGTGTTATGTAACCCAGCGCCCCTATAAAAAAAGCCCAGCATTGCTGGGCTTTTTTTATAGGGGCGCGCTATCTCCGTTGTCGACCGACAGCCATGCCGAAGGGACAAGGCTGCAGATGTTCAGTGCTGGCGGTAGTCGTGACCGAAGGAGGGTCTGGCCAACGATTGCGCAAGAGCAGCTAATGCGGCGGCCGCAAACTCAGGGGCAAGGCGCCAAACTCGAGCAAGCGGATAGTTGATCGCCCAATGAGCGTCTACCTGGCCGATTTTGGTCTTCTCCGTACGGGTCCTGTCGACCGGTAGATCATGTCCCCAAACTTCGATTCGACTGAACTTGTCATTTTCGTTGCGTAGAAGAATATTCTCTACTCGAAGCTGTTGCGGTGGCGTAAGTGCGTGAACTGAGTCACTCAACTCCTTCGGATTGATCTCTGCTTTCCCGGACGAGCTGGTCCAACAAAGATCGAGAACGGTAAGTGGAATTGATTCGACGCGGCTATTCTGGAAGACATAAACAATGTCATCCGCAGCGTTTCCTGTGGCGAGCCGGTACGTGAGAGGAGGAGCGGATTTTTCTGCACTAGCCTTCTGCTCTGCCTCTTGACGAGTCAATTTTGAGACCTCCACAAGCAGGCCGGTTGTCAGCTTGCGTTTTCCATCTTTCCTAATGACTAGATCGCAAGGATTAACCAGAAGCATAGCCGTGAACTCGTGCGGGTTTCCTCCGGCGTCAGTCGTCACCAACCTAAAAACATCTCCACATGCGAGAGGTGCACGCAACAGATTTACGTGATCACCGGGCCTCTCGAATTCTTGCTCACGTAATTCGCGAAGCCAAGAACTCGAAGGTGGTGAGTCACCCGCGCCTAGCCCGGTGGTTGTCACCTTCCGCATTTCTTCTATGCACCTTCTCACTTCGCCGTCTTCTCGGAGAACCTTCTCTAGCGCCACACGTTGCCGAATTGATGCAAGGCGGACTAAGGTGTCGATTTCAGCAGCACCCTCGTTCGCGGCTGTCACAAATATCGAATGATGGAACTCAAGTAATGGAATGCGTTTCAGCCAATCCAATGAATCATTGAGCGCGTTCCCCAGGATGTTTTTTGTGGCATCCGCAAGTTGAATGCTCAGTCTGGAGGCTTCGATCCGGTTCAAATGCCACTCGAAACTTTCGACCAGTGTATGGTCTTCCAATCTCTCCTTTGAAAGAACGAAAACTTTCTTATACGGCTGACCCGCGTTCCTCTCTGTCAGCAGCTTGGAAATTTCCTCGTATACCTTCTGCGACTCCTCTAGCTCGTCTTCAGGCGCGCAGTTTGACGTCACCATGATCGCGTCTATGTGAGGGAGCCGATCGCCTTGCGTTGCGAGGACGTCGGAGAGGAGCCGCTGACCGTCGAGGTCCACATGGGGCTCCTTGTCATTTACTTCGTCGACGAGCAGCAAGACGCGAGCGTCATCTTTGGCGCCCTCAAGCAAGGCTTTGCCTTCGCTAAGCCACTGCCCGAACGAGAGAGGTCGAAGGTCGATTCCGTCATCCCGCAGTTGCTTGCGCAGCCGCTCGAAAGTTGGTCCGGTACGTCCCTGTAACAAGACGTCTGCGGCTCGGCGCAACCGATCACTAGACAGCTCTTCCGGGTCTTGATTCTCCAGCCAGCCACGAACGTCGGCCTTCTTTGTCTCGGTATCGACGCCGGTTCTGTCCGCAATGGGGACGGCTTCGGAAAAGAAATGATCGTCGTTTGCCAGGCGCCGCCGCTTGCGCGCGTTTGCCTCGACAAACGCACTCGCCAGACTCTCGATGGAATCTATTGCCGGGGTCGCATTTTCATCGTCGATGCAAAGCACGGACGTGAATCGCCTCTCTTTCAAAAGTTGAAGCACTCCCTATCTCCTCTTCGCTCCACTCAGATCTACGCGAAATACATATCGCCTCTGAAATCTATTTCTTTCCTGGAGCAGAGCGATCGAACACCGCTCTGCCTGCAAATATGAGCTCACAATAAATAGGCCAAGACCTTGGCCCTTACTTTCCGGTTTGTCAGATACATAGGCCTCGAAAATAGAGTTTTCTACCGATCTCCGAACTCCTTTTGCTGAGTCGCTCCAGCTAAATCCGTTTCCATCAACAATCACCGAAATCCTCTTGGGGTTTCCAGCGCTATCCGGGGCGTGCTCGCCTATCCAATACAGGCTGTTTTGAAGAAGATTTTCAAGAATCTGCGTAAATCGTGCTCGCGAAAAACTGATCCTTAATCCTTGCTCACCGGAAAGAATGAACTCCACTCCTTCGGAATTCAAGCGACTGGATCGTTGAGATCGAAATTCATCCAGCGATGCGTAAACATCAAATTGATCTTTTAGTGTTCGAGAGCCGGGTGAAAGTGGATTGATAGACGCTACGGTTTTTTTAAGCTCCCTTAGTACGTCAGATATGCCTGACGCAGCTTTGGAGATTCGGTCATTCGGGTGAGTTCGGTTTGCGGTGTTGATTGCAGTCAGCGCTCTTCCAAGCTGTGTAAGGTGAGTGTTGATCTCATGCACGAGAGACCTTGCACTAAGGCCCACAGCGGCAGCATCTAGCAAGCGCAGGTTTCGTTCTTCAAGCTGTTCGTGCGATAGTGCAAGATCACCAGCTAATGTGAAGCCGGAGTTTGTAGCCACAGAGGCTGTCTCTACCTTCTCTTGCACCTCACCGAGCCCTTCCTGGATTCGCTCAAGTTCTTCCAGGATGGGAGCCACGGTCTGATGAGTGTCTCGGTTGCGCAGGTCTGCGACTCGTCTCTTTGTGTCTGCAACGCGCTCTGTGAGATCTTCGCTTCTATGAAGCAGCGTGCGTAACGATGTTCGAGCCTGTTCTCGGTGCTGCGACAACGCTGCACCGCTATCGGCTAACGGCACTTCAACTGCGCGACGACTGTCCGTGGAACGAAGCATCTGTTTCTTGTGCTCGTCATAAGCAGTCCGGACCGCATCGAGAGAATCGTTTGCGAACTTCTTCGTTCTGTTCGCAAGCGTCATGAAGCCCCGCCAAGCCTCGTTATCCACAAAACCCTCTCGATCCGATTTCTCGACCAGTTGTGGATTTGCCTCATTAGTTATTGAAAAATAGCCGATTACATTACGGGGGCGGAGTTGGAAGAATCCGCCTGACGTAACTCCCTTCGCGAGTTCCATCCAATCGTCGCTCATACGCACACGGAAGCCATCTCGGAAGACGCCAACGGTGGTCATTCCTTGCAATAGATCGAGGGACACGTTTGCGGCGTGAAGTTGCTCCTTGGTTTGATCGTTGAACAAGAAGTTATAGATCTCGCCTTCGAAGGGGCCGGGATCAATTGCCCCTGGCAGCTTGGGTTCTCTAGGGATGTCGGTCCACGCGATTTCATCATCCAAGGAGAACAACCACCCTCCAGGCTCTTCGCTTAGGTCCTTGAAATTCCTGCCGACAACCCTCGGGTGCGTGCGTATCGATTCAATCGCGCGCTTGATGTTTTCATCGGAAAGAAGCTCGTCAAATATTTGTCTATTTGCTTGGCCGGCTTGCCCTCTGAAAAGGGATCGCGCTATGAATGCGCGCAGGCGAAGTTTACCTTCGGTATATTGAAATTCGAATTTTGCGGAGGAAAAGTTAAGTGCTTCGGAGCCGATTGACTGTAAATCATAATCTTGACCGCCGCTTCGAATATTGACCCGAAAATCTTTAAATCTTTTGAATGGGCTGATGAGATAGGAAAGCTTACTCAAGAGAGAGTTTACGTTGCTCTCCGTAGCCCAATATTGAGGTTCAGCTAGCCCTAGAATCTCTACGTTGGTTCCGTGGGAGCGCCCAGTTAGCTTCTCGGATGTACCTTGCTTTACTGGAACGTTCTCTAGGGCGGCTCCGGCCGAGAATTGACTCCACGCGAACGAGACAGTGCGTGAGCATTTTTCACCAGCAATCATGGTTCTGAGCTGCAGAACTTCACCAAGGCGCATAGTCGCTAAACGACCTAGACCTTTGTCCCCAACCGGAACGCGGTGTTTTCGGAAGGTCGGCGGCTTGGTTCCCCCTGGCGAGCGCTTGAGAGATGCGCTGATGTACAACCAGCCATCCCTAACGCCCCGCTCGTCCACACCGTCACCGTCATCAGCGACCACAATCCGACCAATAGATGCTTTATTGCCGCGCTTTGCCCATGCGTCCAGGAACGGCTTCCATGCGTCTGCGTCGTCTGGCTTCCAGTCCGGTTCGAGTGCAATTACGCATTTGGATGCGTCGGCATCATAGGCGTTCTTGACGAGCTCTAATAATGCTTGCTCCGAGTCAGAAATTAGTTCGGCTCCCAATTGAATGACAACATGGGAGTCAATTCTAAGATGAGCTTTTGTGGTGGCCATTGTTTAACTTCGGCGCGCAATTAAAACTTGCTCTGCATCCATCGTCTCACTTGTCGTGTTTCGTGAGGCCATTCGTTTGGAGAGAATTCTCCTTGATGCCGCGTGAATGAGGCTAATGTTCTCTGAAAGCAGAATCTCTTCTAGAAGTTGCGCCATGGGCACTCGCACGCCACCGATTCGTCGCTCGCCTACAGTCCAGACATGAAAGCCGCCGGAGCGGGTGCGTTGCGCCAAGACTTGCACAGATCGCTTCAAGTCTGCTGCAAAAGACGCAAATCGCTTTTGTCCCTCTTCTTTGTCACGAAGAGCTTCCATTGTGGCTTGATAGGCGGAGTAGCTTGCGCAACTTTCGGCTCCTCTGGCCAGCGCACCCTGCATGGACCCACCCAGACTAGCTGTATCTGTAGCGTGTGTGCTAGAAATTATGGCGTGGTCTATCTCGGGCGCAATGTCTGAGAGTGGTATCCAGCGAAGCGGTAGATAAGAATACTGACCATATGGAATCGTTGTACGGTTATCTCCATACGGAGGAGATGTGATCACTATATCGGCTTGCCTGTCTGGCGGCGCCTTATTCTCGAGGATATTTCCTACAGATAGATCGATCGTGCCCGTGTACCCGTGTGAATCCAGTGCGCCAGCCGCGCGCAACGTTTGGTAGTGCGTGTCCAAACATTCGAGAACATAGTTAGATTGGCTGTTGAACTCGAGGAGTGGATCAACAGAGGTGGCGATTGCGTCTTCTGGGGCTTTGATATGAAGCTTATAAGTCGAACTGCGGGAGTTACATACCGCTCTCACAATTCGTGCGAGAACAACCCAGAATACTCGTCTCGTTGCGAGGTCAACCTCACAACTGATTCCCCGTGCGATTCTGGACAACGCGATCGATGCCGACTTCGAGAACCACTTTTGTTGGTTGTGGAACTGGACGAAGTATGACGTTTGTTTATCAGCGCTGATCCGTGCAGCGATGCGTGCGGCTGCTTGTTTGAGTTTCTCGGGAGGGAGTACCGTTGCTTTTACCTTTGACAGTAGAACTGCGAGGGGATTTATATCGACGCCGGAGAAGTTCAGGCCGCGAGCCATTGCCTCAACGAGAGTCGTGCCCGAACCAACAAATGGGTCAAAAATGGTCCTGGCGTGTGGGGCGACCTCGCGGATCAAATCGAGTATGGCTCCCTGCATCTGAGGAACCATCATTGCGGGGTAGTGAAATATCGCGTGTGCCCCTACGCGTCGGTCGCGGCCATCGAATGTCCAATAGTCAGGGAACTCCGTCTCTACTTGTCTGAGGCGGGAAGAAAGAGTCCGAACTTGCTCGTTTTGCATTTAATGGTGTGATCTCGGGCCGGTCAGGGCAGATCGTAGCAGCAGACCTTTGTTTGCACCAGGTCAGCTTTCCCCGGGGTTTCGCTTTGTACGCTATAGCCACGTTTTCGCTGGCGGGTATTGAGGCCAACGGACTACTAGCATCCACTTGGTGGTTGGGCCATTGCTGCGATGCAATAGTTGTTGGCCACTGCGCTTGTGAGGCCTATCCGATGGAGGGCAGCATCGGGGGTTACGATTGCCCCCAAGGACGAGTTCGTGGATGGGTGTGCCGGAGGGGTGACCCTTCTGGGTAACCTCTCCCCGGCAGTCATTGCTTACATTGAAACCCGTCAGAACAAGAAGCTAAGTCTTTGTTCTTGAGGGGGCTGCTTCAGTGTCGAGCTGATTTCCTACGCGTGGTCGGCCGCCTCAGTCCCTCCCACCTTCCTCTTCGGCCCATTCTTACTAAACCGAACTCCCAAGGCCTTCCGAGCCATATCAAGCCCTTCCCCCTTGCCCGAAATCTTCAGAAGGGCATACCCCTCCAGCGACGCGCTCATCAGATCGCTACCCAAAGCAAACTGTGAATCCCGCATCCGCTCATAAATCTTTTCCAGGCGGTTCAGGCGCGGCCGCAGGGCATCGAATACCGCCAGATCACGCCGCATTTCCGCGAGGCTGAAGTTGCCCGGCAGCACGCCGGGGTTGTTCCCCAACACTTCCACTGCCTTGCGGCAGAACGCTTCCGATTTGTCGCCCATCTTCACCACGCCGCTGCGCTGTTCTGTCGACAGGTCAATCAGGCCGATGAGTTTGTCTTCCAACGACTTCAGGGCTGAGTCCACTGCGGCCAAGTCAGCCGTGCTGATCTGAAGAGAGATCAGATTTTGTGCCATTGCTTTCCTCAATTTGATGTTGCTTGGTCATGCCGACTGGCACGACGGCCTCAGATTGGTTGTGGCAATGGCGTCTCGCAAGCGAAAGGCCGATTCTTGACGTTATTTGACGGACGTACGAGGCAAATTCCTATTCGAATGGGCCTTCGAGCCCCATCGATGGACCTCAAAGCTCCATGAGAGGAGCTCAAAGGTCCATCAATGCACCTCTGAGCTCCAGCAGTGGGGCAAAACTGTCCACTCTTGAACCTCGGAGCTCGACCGATGGGGCAAAAAGCTCGACGCTTGCACCTCTGTGCTCCGCAAGTGAGCCCAAAAGGTCCACATTTGGATCTCGCAGGATCCATGAATGGAGCAAAAGGGTCCGCCCTTCGGGCTCCGACCTCCATGAGCGGACAAAAAAGCTCGAGGCTTGGACCTCTATGCTGCATGAATAGACCTTGAGACTCCTCTGGAGAAGCTTGGAGGTCCGCTCCCAAGAATCAGATTTTTCTGGAGGCCCGCATCGCTATAATTCCCCCCGCTGCTGCTCCAACGGCAGCCGGGTCTGGCGATCCGTGGTTTTTCCAAGAGGGGCTGATGTCATGCACGGTCAGCCCCGAGCACTCGCTCGCGCGTTTTATGGCGGGCCGGGTGGGGAGACCTTCGGGTCTGCCGGTTTTCTTGGAGCCGGTTCGCCAGCCTCGCCGTCGGGCCCGCCACCTCGTCTGGCGACGAATGACGGGCCTCTTAATCATCCAAGAGGCTGTCATGGCTGCAAATCACAGCGGGCACCGCCCCGCGTCTTATCCATCTCCACCCGAACCACCCACGCACGCGCCCACGTCGCCTGACGCAGGCACGCTCACCAAAAATCGCACCTATCTGAACGGCGCAATGGCAGCGCAGGCGTATCTCAAGCGAGTACGCACCGCCATGCGCACACACGGCCAATGCCGGCCGGGCATGCTGCGTGAAGAGCTTCAACACCTCTCCGTACACGCATTCCCGCCGGCATTCATCAAAGGCTTTGTGGACGCGATCGATGCCTACGTTTCGATGTCGCTCGGGGGCCGCGACGTTGATCCGCAGACGTGGGATGTATTGGCCGCCATCGAGCGGCGTGGCTACAGCCAATAAGAAAAGATTGACGCATTCCCGTGACGGGCGGGAATGCCAGTAGAGGTAATGGCTCAGGGCGCGCTCCGCTCTGGCCCTGGATGGCCGCCATGCGTGGTAGCGCGCAGATTCGCTAACGTCCGTGACGCCCATCAATCCGATACCCAGGCTCCCAAGTCACCGTAGCCGGCGCCAGTTCCTGTTCAATTGACGCCTTGTGCTTCTCGCCCAGGTAGTCGTCCTCAATCAAGAACGTGATGGCGGCCGGAAACAATTCCCGTAGCCGTTGGCATGCGTGCGTTTCAAAGAACCACGCTCGCGCCTCGTCGGCATCGATTGCTAGTTTGATGACATCCTGCGCAACGGGCAGTGACTGGGCGATGCCCCGATGCGGCTCTGGGCTGTAGGGGTAGAAGGTCGGAGTTGTCGCCATGCGCCTAGCCTGAAGGTCACGTTTGTAGTGACGCAATATAGCGCCGCCCCTCCGCCTTCGGCGTATGGCGTGGTGGGCGCTACACCGGAACCATGGTCTGTCAGGAGACAGCTACCGCCCCAATACTCAACTTTCCTCAGCCCCGCCGTTAGCACGCGCGCGCAGATGGTAGTTTCCAGCCTGATACGGCGTGTCAGGCGCAAGCCCTGCACAGCCAACAAAAAATAAGCGCAGTGCGCGTGCTGGCATGAACGGGTCATCGCCAGTACGCCCCACGGGTGAGGAAGCCCCTCGGCACAGCGTCGGCCCTGCACGGTCAGTGGCCTTTGCATTGTTTTGAGGGGAAAGCCGCATGCAGTCTCATACGCCATCTGCGGTACGGTTGGTAGACAATCGGCGTGGCCGCATTTCGCTGCAGTATCTCGAAGAGGCCCAGCAACATCGGGTGCGTACCAGCATCCGGGCGATTGCGGCACGCTCGCTCTATCAATGGGATGAAGCCGAGCCGCACCAGGCCGACGTGCTGGTGCTGGAGGGCGAGCAAGCCGACGTGCGCGCGGCAGGCCCCTTCAAGCTATGGCTGGGTCAGCCGGCGCCCGACGTGTTTGGCGAAGACGTATTCAATCTGCCGCGCGCCTTCAGCACCCCCATGCTCTGGGGCGTGCTTGATCTGATCGCGCTGCGGCTGATGGACAGTCGCAGGCAACCTATCGAGGCCGGCAGCACATCGTTCATCCAGACCGATACCGCCACCGGCATCGCGCCCGATACCGCCACGACCGACAAACCCGCATACCGCTTGCTCAGGCCCGTCACGCTCGATGCGCACTTCAGCCAACCGCGCTTTCGTGTGGCAATGGACGATATGACCGCGCGCCCTGTCAGCCTGGACGAACTCGTCCATCACGGCGCACTTGAACTCGAAGAGGCGCGCCTGCTGCTGCGCACGCTCAAGGAGCGCGGCGCGTTGGAGATCTGCGTGGGCAATCAAGCCAATCCAACCATTGCGCCAGTGCAGCCGCTGCACGCCGGGCCGCCTCATGCCGGGCCGCCGCCCGATGGCTGGTTGTCACGCGCACGCCGCTGGTTGCACGGGCGCGCCGGCCAGTGACTAGTAACGGCAGCAACTGGGGCCTTTCGCCTGTGCGCTGTCTGTGCCCCATGTGTGGGCTTGAGTCCGCAACCTTCCGCAGGGTCTACAAGGTCCCGGCCGTGCGCGGTATCGGCATGCACGCATCCACAGCGCTGGTGCAGAGCGCGAGCGCCCCTTGCGGTGTGCCATGAGCGCGCTGCTTGATGTCTCGCCCTGCCGGGTCGGTCCAGCATTCTCAGGTGCAGTAGGGTGGCAATGACGCTTTCGCTTAACGATCTTCAATTGCTGACGGCGCTCGTCGGCAGCCTGCACGAGGCATCGCCCGACAGCGTGGCCGAGCGGCCAGCGGTGGCACGCAAGCTTGAATCATTGCTGGGCATTGATGTCATGTCGCACATCGTCCGGCACGAGGCCAACCCCGTTCCCATCCACACCTCCACGTGGGGCCGCGATCTCCAATTGAATGCGGACTACAAGCTGTACTTCCATGCGGTCGACCCGATCTCCCCGCTGTTGCACCGTCGCGCAGACCCGCTGCTCGTGGAGGGGATCATTGGCCGGCGCAGCCTGCAGCGCACGGAATACTTCACCGATTTCCTCACGCTGTACAAGGTCTACCCCGGGATGAGCCTGTGCCTGGATGCCGGCGGCGGAACCTTGCTCGATTACCGCCTGGGCACGAGTGAAGTCGGCCGCGTCTTTGGCGAGCGCGAGTTGCGCATTCTCGATCTGCTGCGGCCACACCTCATCAACGCCCACCGGCAACGCGCCTTCGCCGCGTTGGAGGGCGATGAACACGCCGCAAGCAGCCGCCCGTCGTTCGTGCTCGACCCGGCGCGGGCCCCACAACCCAACCGCGCCGCAGAAGCGCTGATGGCGGGGTGGGAGGCAAGCGAACGCGAAGGGTTGCTACTGCTGTTGAACCGTATCGCGCTAGGCGCGAGCGAGCCGATGCAGTGGGCCGGGTTCGATCTCTGCACAAAGTTCGAACACGCCGCAGATGGCCGCATCGTTCACCGGCTGTATCTGACGGCTGGCACCGTGGGCTCGGGGGCGTGGTTCCAGCAGAAGTTCAAGGTGACACGGCGCGAAGGCGAGGTGTGCGAACTGCTGCTCAAGGGCCTGTCGGATAAACAGATCTCCAAGGCGCTGAACATCAGCTACTGGACCGTGCGCAGCCATGTCGGGCGCGTTCTGGACAAGCTTGGGATTGAATCGCGCAGTGCTGTCGCTGCGCGTGTCATGGCTGCGCGCTGATGCGGGCGACGACGGCCGCGCCAAGGCGGCCGATCCGAGATCCTTGATTCCCGATGCTGCCGCGGCGGCGCCTAGTTCACCAACGTAGTAATGCTCTTCGCCGG encodes:
- a CDS encoding DNA methyltransferase, whose amino-acid sequence is MQNEQVRTLSSRLRQVETEFPDYWTFDGRDRRVGAHAIFHYPAMMVPQMQGAILDLIREVAPHARTIFDPFVGSGTTLVEAMARGLNFSGVDINPLAVLLSKVKATVLPPEKLKQAAARIAARISADKQTSYFVQFHNQQKWFSKSASIALSRIARGISCEVDLATRRVFWVVLARIVRAVCNSRSSTYKLHIKAPEDAIATSVDPLLEFNSQSNYVLECLDTHYQTLRAAGALDSHGYTGTIDLSVGNILENKAPPDRQADIVITSPPYGDNRTTIPYGQYSYLPLRWIPLSDIAPEIDHAIISSTHATDTASLGGSMQGALARGAESCASYSAYQATMEALRDKEEGQKRFASFAADLKRSVQVLAQRTRSGGFHVWTVGERRIGGVRVPMAQLLEEILLSENISLIHAASRRILSKRMASRNTTSETMDAEQVLIARRS
- the gyrB gene encoding DNA topoisomerase (ATP-hydrolyzing) subunit B, with the translated sequence MTEEQKPQSTPAEANSYDAASIQILEGLEAVRKRPGMYIGDTSDGTGLHHLVFEVLDNSIDEALAGHCTEIQVTIHTDNSISVIDNGRGIPTGIKFDDKHEPKRSATEIAMTELHAGGKFNQNSYKVSGGLHGVGVSCVNGLSKWMKVTVRQGGKVHYIEFAQGVPQNRLIETVQGPDGQMVEVSPLRVSGTTDKRGTEVHFLADEEIFTNVEYHYEILSKRIRELSFLNNGVHIKLTDQRTGKEEDFAFSGGVKGFVEYINKNKTVLHPTIFFASGEKDGVAVEVSMQWNDAYNEQVLCFTNNIPQRDGGTHLTGLRAAMTRVINKYIADNEIAKKAKVDTSGDDMREGLTCVLSVKVPEPKFSSQTKDKLVSSEVRLPVEEVVAKALSDFLLETPVDAKIICGKIVEAARAREAARKAREMTRRKGVLDGMGLPGKLADCQEKDPALSELFIVEGDSAGGSAKQGRDRKFQAILPLKGKILNVERARFDKMLSSQEVLTLITAMGTGIGKDDYNLDKLRYHRIIIMTDADVDGSHIRTLLLTFFYRQMPEIIERGHVYIAQPPLYKIKHGKEERYIKDDVEMAAYLVRQALDTAVLVRPDGTEIAGDALAELARQYQLSRGVIERLSRVIDADALRAIAEGVSLDLSNEAAAEASARTLKARLLEMQGNASNANGGATADAFMQYDEKTEKYRIMVVRRQHGNQRLSHIDADFVAGADYTALSSTAATFQGLIGDGAKVRRGTGDKVREQNVADFHAAMNWLLSEAERGVSRQRYKGLGEMNPEQLWETTMDVTQRRLLRVQIEDAIAADQIFTTLMGDDVEPRRNFIESNALVARNIDV
- a CDS encoding helix-turn-helix transcriptional regulator; the encoded protein is MTLSLNDLQLLTALVGSLHEASPDSVAERPAVARKLESLLGIDVMSHIVRHEANPVPIHTSTWGRDLQLNADYKLYFHAVDPISPLLHRRADPLLVEGIIGRRSLQRTEYFTDFLTLYKVYPGMSLCLDAGGGTLLDYRLGTSEVGRVFGERELRILDLLRPHLINAHRQRAFAALEGDEHAASSRPSFVLDPARAPQPNRAAEALMAGWEASEREGLLLLLNRIALGASEPMQWAGFDLCTKFEHAADGRIVHRLYLTAGTVGSGAWFQQKFKVTRREGEVCELLLKGLSDKQISKALNISYWTVRSHVGRVLDKLGIESRSAVAARVMAAR
- a CDS encoding ATP-binding protein, whose product is MATTKAHLRIDSHVVIQLGAELISDSEQALLELVKNAYDADASKCVIALEPDWKPDDADAWKPFLDAWAKRGNKASIGRIVVADDGDGVDERGVRDGWLYISASLKRSPGGTKPPTFRKHRVPVGDKGLGRLATMRLGEVLQLRTMIAGEKCSRTVSFAWSQFSAGAALENVPVKQGTSEKLTGRSHGTNVEILGLAEPQYWATESNVNSLLSKLSYLISPFKRFKDFRVNIRSGGQDYDLQSIGSEALNFSSAKFEFQYTEGKLRLRAFIARSLFRGQAGQANRQIFDELLSDENIKRAIESIRTHPRVVGRNFKDLSEEPGGWLFSLDDEIAWTDIPREPKLPGAIDPGPFEGEIYNFLFNDQTKEQLHAANVSLDLLQGMTTVGVFRDGFRVRMSDDWMELAKGVTSGGFFQLRPRNVIGYFSITNEANPQLVEKSDREGFVDNEAWRGFMTLANRTKKFANDSLDAVRTAYDEHKKQMLRSTDSRRAVEVPLADSGAALSQHREQARTSLRTLLHRSEDLTERVADTKRRVADLRNRDTHQTVAPILEELERIQEGLGEVQEKVETASVATNSGFTLAGDLALSHEQLEERNLRLLDAAAVGLSARSLVHEINTHLTQLGRALTAINTANRTHPNDRISKAASGISDVLRELKKTVASINPLSPGSRTLKDQFDVYASLDEFRSQRSSRLNSEGVEFILSGEQGLRISFSRARFTQILENLLQNSLYWIGEHAPDSAGNPKRISVIVDGNGFSWSDSAKGVRRSVENSIFEAYVSDKPESKGQGLGLFIVSSYLQAERCSIALLQERNRFQRRYVFRVDLSGAKRR